A window from Parambassis ranga chromosome 13, fParRan2.1, whole genome shotgun sequence encodes these proteins:
- the LOC114444904 gene encoding uncharacterized protein LOC114444904: MGSKVSVEVGPPEGPIVDIMSRKYGDKSLKYLNVWTTEFGFPVGGSLSSKNISMLEGKLKQKEQEMKRKKKISVKKLEIVESQKECLLMWKAESEMRNRKIMQKQLPFSREKTETNENLTSQTQRTPDSQVSSSLFPQLAALKLDPDLNGNPPLHLSAPPPYNSAIPERRGGPTAPQQHTNPGAHPDVPVSPQPFATTPSPPIAHRLCHPNQNAAFNMPMVEVSGPEGADTDPFRPWTSADITAASQHLPNPTISGKMFAEQFLTFCQEFKPTMNELKRLLITKMKPTDWQKIAGKFPTADLRCKHIDWEDESNAQYRDAVRHLCNAFTQVFPVKVNMEKITACRQKDDANPDEYLTLLCSADSFSELSPPSGGVVFRR; encoded by the coding sequence ATGGGGAGTAAGGTTTCCGTTGAGGTTGGACCTCCGGAAGGACCGATTGTGGATATTATGAGCAGGAAATATGGGGACAAAAGCTTAAAATATTTGAATGTCTGGACAACTGAGTTTGGATTTCCAGTAGGGGGGTCTCTCAGCTCAAAAAATATATCAATGTTAGAgggaaaactgaaacaaaaggaacaagaaatgaaaaggaaaaagaaaatttCTGTTAAAAAATTAGAAATTGTGGAAAGTCAAAAAGAATGTTTATTGATGTGGAAAGCAGAATCTGAAATGCGCAATAGGAAAATAATGCAGAAACAACTACCCTTTTCAAGGGAAAAGACTGAAACCAATGAAAATCTgacttcacaaacacaaagaacaccAGACTCGCAGGTTTCCTCTTCTTTGTTTCCACAGTTGGCTGCTTTGAAGCTGGATCCAGACCTCAATGGCAACCCACCTCTCCAcctttcagctcctccaccataCAACTCTGCAATACCTGAGAGACGAGGAGGCCCCACCGctccacagcaacacacaaatcCAGGAGCTCACCCTGATGTGCCTGTCTCACCACAACCTTTTGCAACCACTCCATCTCCTCCAATTGCACACAGGCTGTGCCACCCTAATCAAAATGCAGCCTTCAACATGCCCATGGTGGAAGTATCTGGACCAGAAGGGGCAGATACTGATCCTTTTCGTCCATGGACTTCTGCTGATATCACAGCAGCCTCACAACACCTACCCAACCCTACAATATCAGGCAAAATGTTTGCTGAACAATTTCTCACATTTTGCCAAGAGTTCAAGCCCACCATGAATGAACTAAAAAGACTTCTGATCACCAAGATGAAACCCACAGACTGGCAAAAGATAGCTGGCAAATTTCCAACTGCTGACCTCCGTTGCAAACACATCGACTGGGAGGATGAGTCTAATGCCCAGTATAGAGATGCTGTCCGCCATCTATGTAATGCTTTCACCCAAGTTTTTCCTGTAAAGGTTAACATGGAGAAAATCACTGCCTGTAGACAAAAGGATGATGCAAACCCTGATGAGTATCTCACTCTGTTATGTTCAGCGGACAGTTTCAGTGAGTTGTCTCCCCCTAGTGGTGGTGTTGTTTTCAGACGCTAA